In Topomyia yanbarensis strain Yona2022 chromosome 2, ASM3024719v1, whole genome shotgun sequence, one DNA window encodes the following:
- the LOC131683965 gene encoding uncharacterized protein LOC131683965: MDYTLLTDEEVTYELALRHVVNLGPTTHRGKVIRLKAVIQEESLRDFKPTSSDHVMSPQSNIELCESQVQQLHLSTESAIHTADSAALNQIITRLNHYRDRLRLIRCTGELRDTHALLTMHVEVLLRKIKKSSVVNDVQDENTVNQSRPTGAIRRTISEVDEAVGGKEDSTIPLDGNQSQETTPTPVPQPLMASFSDGQGRGWRPLSSFEARDDDDRRQADTGRGSNSPPPPYIPRGPGRGSLLTSSFNVRDENYRKHTDSDGWNNSLPPPYISSRDERGYHPAREEAVSEARWLEERIREVQDREERNREEFCRMRNELERLIRRERPTPERGEERRMQKAVHNWPFKFRGEKDTTSLNVFLDRVETFAKSEGMSDAMLLSSIKHLLQEDAIDWYARATSQRLLHTWNDFKREIRREFLPSGYSQILRLEASFRYQGKDETFAKYYRDIAALFRFVEPPIPDDEKFFVVKKNMNENYAAIVTAARPRTLEEMVEVCTGYDETRMLHNRQRRIPIPHSALLEPSFATPVTTNRPMPVPQQQQPYRVNRVHSVEVEGFPESEAGEEDVEDKWQHSIDELVEQVNALKMNLESKTVRPNFTMHKEPQHRFANRFNRLGMEQQHSREADQSVVQHQQSQVMHSQPRQSQQQIVQSRVQGWQPRRWTQTAMEESNGNNQRSNRSQQAPERQKEIQYEERQLNNQRSSIVCWNCDEEGHRFMDCPKPQAILFCYRCGRKGYSLRSCFTCRTDTSNYPAENQL, from the coding sequence ATGGATTACACATTATTAACAGACGAAGAAGTGACCTATGAGTTGGCTCTACGTCACGTCGTCAACTTAGGTCCCACCACACATAGAGGGAAGGTGATTCGTCTCAAGGCGGTTATTCAAGAAGAATCCTTGAGAGATTTTAAACCCACTAGTTCAGACCATGTAATGAGTCCACAGTCCAACATTGAACTGTGTGAATCTCAGGTTCAACAACTGCACCTTAGCACTGAATCGGCCATTCACACAGCCGATAGTGCAGCTTTGAACCAAATCATAACACGTCTTAACCATTACCGTGATCGATTAAGATTAATTCGGTGCACGGGTGAACTGCGGGACACGCACGCATTGCTCACCATGCATGTTGAGGTGTTGTtgcgaaaaattaaaaagtcgAGTGTAGTGAATGATGTGCAGGATGAAAATACAGTGAATCAATCAAGACCGACTGGTGCAATCAGACGGACCATCAGCGAAGTAGATGAAGCAGTTGGAGGGAAAGAAGACAGCACGATCCCGCTGGATGGTAACCAAAGTCAAGAAACCACACCAACTCCAGTACCACAACCTCTTATGGCGTCCTTCTCGGATGGACAAGGCAGAGGATGGCGGCCCCTCAGTTCGTTTGAAGCACGCGACGACGATGATAGAAGGCAAGCAGACACAGGACGAGGTAGCAACTCACCACCACCTCCCTACATTCCACGAGGACCGGGAAGGGGGTCGCTGCTTACCAGTTCGTTTAATGTACGTGATGAGAATTACAGAAAACACACAGATTCAGACGGGTGGAATAATTCACTACCACCACCCTATATTTCAAGTAGAGATGAAAGGGGATATCATCCCGCAAGGGAGGAGGCAGTATCAGAAGCTCGCTGGTTGGAGGAGAGGATAAGGGAGGTACAGGACAGAGAGGAACGGAATCGAGAAGAATTCTGCAGGATGCGAAACGAGTTGGAGCGTCTAATCCGTCGAGAAAGACCAACGCCAGAACGGGGAGAGGAACGTAGGATGCAGAAGGCCGTACACAATTGGCCATTCAAATTTCGAGGCGAGAAGGATACGACATCACTCAACGTTTTCCTGGACCGCGTAGAAACCTTTGCTAAGTCGGAAGGTATGAGCGATGCAATGCTTCTGAGCTCCATCAAGCATTTACTTCAAGAAGACGCAATCGATTGGTACGCACGAGCAACTTCACAGCGCCTGCTGCATACATGGAACGACTTCAAGCGTGAAATTCGAAGAGAGTTTCTGCCAAGTGGTTATTCACAGATCCTTCGTCTGGAAGCCAGCTTCAGATACCAAGGGAAAGATGAGACGTTTGCGAAATACTATCGTGACATTGCAGCGCTCTTTCGCTTCGTGGAACCTCCAATCCCGGACGACGAAAAGTTTTTCGTAGTGAAAAAGAATATGAACGAAAACTATGCTGCTATCGTAACGGCAGCAAGGCCACGAACATTAGAAGAAATGGTCGAAGTATGCACTGGATATGATGAGACGAGAATGCTTCACAACAGACAACGCAGGATTCCGATTCCCCACAGTGCGTTACTTGAACCGAGCTTCGCTACTCCTGTAACAACAAACAGACCGATGCCGGTACCACAACAACAGCAACCATACCGGGTCAACAGAGTTCATTCGGTGGAGGTTGAAGGTTTTCCCGAGAGTGAAGCAGGAGAAGAAGATGTTGAGGACAAATGGCAGCACAGCATCGACGAACTCGTCGAGCAAGTTAACGCGTTGAAAATGAACCTGGAGAGTAAAACAGTGCGGCCAAACTTCACAATGCATAAGGAGCCGCAGCATAGGTTCGCAAATAGGTTCAACCGACTCGGCATGGAGCAGCAGCATAGCAGAGAAGCAGATCAATCAGTCGTTCAGCATCAACAGTCGCAGGTAATGCACAGTCAACCGCGTCAATCGCAGCAGCAGATAGTTCAATCGAGAGTACAAGGCTGGCAACCAAGGCGGTGGACTCAAACCGCGATGGAAGAATCGAACGGTAACAACCAACGAAGTAACCGGTCGCAGCAAGCGCCAGAAAGGCAGAAAGAAATCCAATATGAAGAGAGGCAACTGAACAACCAACGATCATCAATCGTGTGCTGGAACTGTGACGAAGAGGGTCATCGGTTTATGGACTGTCCCAAACCACAGGCAATTCTTTTCTGTTACCGTTGCGGACGAAAGGGGTATTCGCTTCGCAGTTGTTTCACATGTCGCACAGACACGTCAAACTACCCAGCGGAGAACCAGCTATAG